TTATAAAGATGTAAATAAATTAAAGAGATATGTTTCTGAAAGAGGTAAGATTCTTCCTAGAAGAATCACCGGTAACTGCGCAAAGCATCAGAGAGCTTTAACAGTAGCAGTTAAACGTGCAAGACATATAGCTTTAATGCCTTACACAGTAGAATAATATAGTACTATAAAATCAAAAGCGATATGCCAAGGCATATCGCTTTTTTTGTTTATAGTATTATAATTAGTTTACAAAAGGAAAATAATGTGATATATTGTAACGACAATGAGATGAAAGGATTTACAATTAGACAAATGAGAGGTTGAGATTATTATGCTTAATAGGAGTTTTCAAGAATATAGGAGGAAAAAATTTGACTTTAAAATAATATGGGCTATTATTGGATCTGCTGTATTATTTGCCATGATTGGAATAGTAGTAAGAGGGGTCTGGTATAAAAGACAGTGCGATATAATTTATAAT
This genomic interval from Herbinix luporum contains the following:
- the rpsR gene encoding 30S ribosomal protein S18; translated protein: MANKNDKSDSQAKRRTFSRRRRKVCVFCADKNHTGIDYKDVNKLKRYVSERGKILPRRITGNCAKHQRALTVAVKRARHIALMPYTVE